Proteins from one Lachnospiraceae bacterium KGMB03038 genomic window:
- a CDS encoding (2Fe-2S) ferredoxin domain-containing protein, protein MKSLEELKAIRERNQSKVGVRSESETQTRVVVGMATCGIASGARPVLAALSDAVQKEFLTDKISVTPTGCIGLCQYEPIVEVLEPGKEKVTYVKMTQEKAMEVFDLHLKKGQVVTKYTLGAVQE, encoded by the coding sequence ATGAAATCTCTGGAAGAATTAAAAGCGATAAGAGAACGGAACCAGAGTAAAGTAGGAGTGCGCTCTGAGAGTGAGACCCAGACCAGAGTGGTGGTAGGCATGGCAACCTGCGGCATTGCCAGCGGAGCCAGGCCGGTGCTGGCCGCCCTTTCGGATGCGGTACAGAAGGAATTTTTGACGGATAAGATCAGCGTGACCCCCACTGGCTGTATCGGATTATGCCAGTATGAGCCGATCGTGGAAGTACTGGAACCGGGAAAAGAGAAGGTGACCTATGTAAAGATGACCCAGGAGAAAGCAATGGAAGTATTTGATCTGCATTTGAAAAAAGGGCAGGTGGTCACCAAGTATACACTAGGCGCTGTACAGGAATAA
- a CDS encoding ATP-binding protein translates to MLTEISLHVLDVAENSVRAGASLIEISMEADTKKDRLIVTIKDNGCGMSKNQAEQALDPFYTTRTTRRIGLGIPFFKQAAEGSGGNFELCSKEGEGTLVRAIFGLSHIDRMPVGDINAAIYTLIVYNEQIDFHYRYALDGREFVLDTREMREILGDISFQDAEVSRFIKDYLAEGKKEVDDGTLW, encoded by the coding sequence ATGCTGACAGAAATTTCCCTGCATGTGCTGGATGTGGCGGAGAACTCTGTGCGGGCCGGCGCCAGTCTCATAGAGATCAGCATGGAGGCAGATACGAAGAAAGACAGGCTTATAGTCACTATCAAAGATAATGGATGCGGAATGAGTAAGAACCAGGCGGAACAGGCGCTAGATCCGTTTTATACTACCCGGACTACCCGGAGGATAGGACTTGGGATCCCTTTTTTTAAACAGGCGGCAGAAGGTTCCGGCGGAAACTTTGAACTTTGTTCAAAAGAAGGAGAAGGAACCCTTGTGAGGGCAATATTTGGACTGTCCCATATCGACCGGATGCCTGTAGGGGATATCAACGCTGCCATCTATACTTTGATCGTGTACAACGAGCAGATTGATTTTCATTACCGGTATGCTCTGGATGGAAGAGAATTTGTGCTGGATACCAGAGAAATGCGAGAAATTCTGGGAGATATCTCTTTCCAGGACGCGGAGGTGTCCAGATTTATCAAAGACTATCTGGCAGAAGGAAAGAAGGAAGTAGACGACGGAACATTGTGGTGA